GTAGACCGGCATGGCCTGGTCGGCGTCGATGGCCTCGCCGCGCGCCAGCGCGCGCAGCGCGAGGGCAACCATCGGCTGCGCATGGGGCATCGCCTCGGGCAGCACGCGCGCGGGGCGGGCCAGGCCCGCCAGGCGCTCGCCAAACACCGTGGACGCGTTGCCGGCCAGCCAGAATTCGCCGTCGGGCAAGGCCACGGTTTCGGGCGCGCCGACCTGCATCGGCGTAAGTTCGGCCCACTCCTGCGCGGCCGTGCTCCAGCCAAAGGCCGCTGCATAGGCCTCGTCCATGCGCGCATCCAGCGCCACCAGCACCGCGGTGCCGTCCGGCAGCGCCGGCGTGGCGGCACGGGCGCGTTCGGCGCAGGCCATCAGCGTGTTGACCGGCACCACCGGCAGGCCGGCGCCGAACGCCAGCCCCTGCGCCACGCCACAGGCGGTGCGCAGGCCGGTGAACGAGCCCGGGCCGGCACCAAAGGCAATGGCCGCGCAATCGGCCAGCGCAATGCCGGCTTCGGCCAGCAATTCGCCGGCGGCCGGCAGCACGCGAGCCGACGAGCGTGCGCCGGTGTGCTCATGGCGCACCAGGCACTCGAGGCCGGCGCCTGCCGCGCGTCCGAGCGCGACCGAGCACCACTCCGTAGAAGTTTCAACAGCAAGAATCCAGGACATGGCGCGATTGTAGCCGTTGGGCCCGGAATCGAGGGCTTCTTCGGTTTTATACGGACGGCGCGGCCGCGCCGGGCGGCTATCATCGGGCTGCATATTCGCAATCCAAGACAGTCCACACGGAGGAAACCCCATGAGAGACCTGCAGGCACGCTTCGAACAGGCCCAGATCGATGTCAAGCAACTGAGCGAGCGCCCCAGCAATATGTCCCTGCTGCGCCTGTACGCGCTGTTCAAGCAAGGCAGCGAAGGCGATGCCCACGGCGACAAGCCCGGCATGACCGATTTCGTCGGCCGCTACAAGTTCGAGGCGTGGGAAGCGCTGCGCGGCACCGCGCGCGAACAGGCGATGGAGCAGTACATCGCACTGGTGGAAGAACTGCGCAGCGGCGCCGCCAGCTGAAGGATTCCGGCGCGCGGCGGCTTCAGGCCGCCGGCGCCGGACGCGGCCGGATGCGCCAGGCCGCCAGCATCGCGCTGGCGATCACCACGCCGACCGCAAGGAAGGTTTCATCGAAGGCGCGGATGCGCGCCGCCTGCAGCGCACTGTCGCCGGCCTGGCCCAGCAACGCGCCATGCTCGGCCAGGCGCCACTGCAGCCCCACCCCGGCCAGGCTTACGCCGATGGCGCCGCCCAGCTGGCGCAGGAAGTTGATGCAGCTCGAACCCTGCGCGATCAGCGTGAAGTCCACGCCGCGCATCGCGCCCAGCGTCAGCGACGGCAGGATGCAGCCCAGGCCGATCCGACCCAGCACCGCCAGCCCCACCAGCACCAGGTAGGGCGTCGCGCGCGAGCCCAGCGCCATCAGCAGGAACGACAACGACAGCAGCGCCAGCCCGAACGACACCTGCACATGCGGCGGGATCCGGTGCGTGAAGCGCCCCGCCACCGCAATCGTCAGCGCCAGCACCACGCCCGCCGGGAACAGCACCAGGCCCGCGCGCGACGGCGTGTATTCCAGCGCCATCTGCATGTAGACCGGCAACAGGTAGGTCGAGCCGAACAGGCCCGCGCCATAGATAAAGGCCACCACCGCCCCGGCCGCGAACTGCCGGTAGCTGTAGAGCCGCATATTCATCAGCGGGTACGCCGCGCGCAGCTGCCACATCACGAATGCCGCCAGCATCAGCACGCCGAAGCCCGACAGCGCCAGCCCCGCGGGCACGCTCTCGCGCATCTCGACCACGCCGTTGAGCAGGCTGACGGTGGCGATGCCGGCCAGGCCCAGGCCGCGCCAGTCCAGCGGCTGGCGCTCGCCCATCATGATCGAGTCCACCGCCATGAAACGGCGCGCCATCAGCACCGCCAGCAGCGTCAGCGGCACCACCACGAAGAAGATCGAGCGCCAGCCGAAGGCCTCG
This Cupriavidus nantongensis DNA region includes the following protein-coding sequences:
- the tsaB gene encoding tRNA (adenosine(37)-N6)-threonylcarbamoyltransferase complex dimerization subunit type 1 TsaB, translated to MSWILAVETSTEWCSVALGRAAGAGLECLVRHEHTGARSSARVLPAAGELLAEAGIALADCAAIAFGAGPGSFTGLRTACGVAQGLAFGAGLPVVPVNTLMACAERARAATPALPDGTAVLVALDARMDEAYAAAFGWSTAAQEWAELTPMQVGAPETVALPDGEFWLAGNASTVFGERLAGLARPARVLPEAMPHAQPMVALALRALARGEAIDADQAMPVYLRDKVAQTIAEREAASAARAAAQPGSAS
- a CDS encoding DHA2 family efflux MFS transporter permease subunit, which gives rise to MSEGPATPEGSGQRPGLPTRQALRARYGERLRWLVLATLMLGTISSIVSSTIVNVAIPDLSRHFVLGQERAQWVAASFMIAMTLSMLLTPWLLNRYGLRRTFLGASLLLGAGGLVGGFSPTYGVMIAMRVAEGIAAGIMQPLPNILILRVFEEREQGKAISLFGFGVVLAPALGPSLGGFLVEAFGWRSIFFVVVPLTLLAVLMARRFMAVDSIMMGERQPLDWRGLGLAGIATVSLLNGVVEMRESVPAGLALSGFGVLMLAAFVMWQLRAAYPLMNMRLYSYRQFAAGAVVAFIYGAGLFGSTYLLPVYMQMALEYTPSRAGLVLFPAGVVLALTIAVAGRFTHRIPPHVQVSFGLALLSLSFLLMALGSRATPYLVLVGLAVLGRIGLGCILPSLTLGAMRGVDFTLIAQGSSCINFLRQLGGAIGVSLAGVGLQWRLAEHGALLGQAGDSALQAARIRAFDETFLAVGVVIASAMLAAWRIRPRPAPAA
- a CDS encoding acyl-CoA-binding protein, whose product is MRDLQARFEQAQIDVKQLSERPSNMSLLRLYALFKQGSEGDAHGDKPGMTDFVGRYKFEAWEALRGTAREQAMEQYIALVEELRSGAAS